DNA from Halanaerobiales bacterium:
CTGTCCATAACTATTTAAATAAAATTCACGCATAAAATCTATATCATCCTGACTTAGTTCAACTACTCCTCCAACTGATTGAGCTGCTATTGTAATTTTGGCTGTTTTTTCTATCACCTGACATACTTTAAGAGCATCAGGGAGGTTATCACTAACTCCCACAACTCCATGATTGGCAAGTAATACACCATCTTTATCAGCCAGAGCCTCTACTGCATTTTGGGCAACATCTTCACTACCTGGTAAATCATATTCTGCTACATCTACTGAACCTCCTACAATTTGCACAAGGTCCTCCATTGCTCCAGGTATAGGTTTACGAGCAGCAGCCATTGCTGAAGCATAAATACTGTGAGTATGAACAATAGCTTCGATATCTTCTCTATTTTTATATAAATAACGATGAAGATGTTTTTCAGTAGAAGGTTTTTTACGACCATCTACTACTTCACCTGCAAAATCAAGAATAACAACATCTTCAGCTTTCATCTTTTTATAATCAACACCACTGGGCGTAATAGCAAATAAATCTTTACCACTAATTTTTTTACTAATATTACCCCAGGTTCCAACAGTCATAGCTGAGCGATACATTTCTCTTCCTGTTTCTACTACTTCTTTTCTTTCACGATAATATTTCATTTTTTCACCTGCTTTCTTGATTATTTCTTAAAGTCATAATGTTCACCAAGTGCTTCTGGTGGACGTGATCTAATAACTGCTCCCGCAATAACAACCACTGTAATAATATATGGGAACATCTGAATAATTTCATTTGCTATTCCCAGATTTAAACTCTGCAATCTCATCTGAAGGGCATCAGTATAGGAAAATAAAAAACTCGCTCCAAGTCCGCCAAGTGGATTCCACTGTCCAAAAATATTGGCAGCTAAAGCCATATATCCTCTCCCAGCTGACATACCTGAACTAAAGCGATTGAGATGTCCTAAAGAAAGGTAGGCACCTCCCATTCCAGAAAGAACTCCACTTGTTATTACACTAAAATATTTTATTTTTCTAATATTTATCCCCAAAGTATCTGCAGCTTCTGGATGTTCACCGGTCATCCTTATTCTAAGACCAAGTGGTGTTTTAAAAAGTAAAATCCAGCTTGAGATAACAACAGCCAGCATAATATATACTAAAGGAGATTGTTTACCAAGTAAAGGCCCAACTAATGGTATATCTTTTATAAAAGGTATTCCCCATTCTGGAAGTCCTTTTACCCCCGGGGAAGTTCCTCTTCGATTCCAAATTACCTGCATTAACCAGGCAGTAGCTCCTGAAGCTAAAATATTTACCCCAACTCCAGCCACAACATGATTTGCTTTTAAATCAATTGTAAAAACTGCAAAAATAGCTGCCAGCACTCCTCCAGCAAACATAGCAAATATTAATCCTAACCAGGGATTACCAGTTATAAAAGTCCCAAGTGCTCCTGCAAAAGCCCCACTCAAAATCATACCTTCCAGACCTATATTTATAATTCCTGACCTTTCAGAAAATGTTCCTCCAACTGAAGCCAGGGCAATAGGTACTGCCAGTCTAACTGCTGAAGCTAAAGTATTTAAACTAAAGATGGTATCAATTACTGCATTCATTAGACTTCAACCTCCTTCGTATCTTTTGAACCGGTTATTATATTATATAAGGAAGGAGCTGCTACAAATAAGATTACTAGTCCCTGAACAACAGTCATTAAATCTTTTGGTATTTTCGCAAAAAGCTGCATTGACATTCCTCCAGCTTCTAATGCTCCAAAAAGCAGAGCTGCCAAAAGCACACCCCAGGGCCTATTTTTCCCCATAACAGCTACTGCAATACCTGTAAATCCATAGCCTGGTGAAAAATTTGTAATAAAGCGATGTAATACTCCCATAACTATCATACTACCGGCCAACCCGGCAACTGCTCCACTAATTGCCATAGTAATTACAGTAATTCTTTTAGAATTTATACCACCATATTCAGCAGCTGAAGCATTTTCACCAACTGCTTTGATATCATAGCCTAAAGACGTTCTATTTAATAGATAACTTATTACAATAACAGTAGCAATTCCAACAAAAATAGCCCAGCTCAAGCCAGTATTAGCCATTAATTCTGGAAGCCTGGCCTTTTCAGGAATTTTTGCAGTCTGATCAACAGGACCTGCAGCTTTAAAATAATTTTTTATCAAAAATGTAGTTCCTAAAGTTGCAATATAATTAAACATAATCGTTGTTACAACTTCATGAGCACCTGTTTTAGCTTTTAGATAACCGGGAACAGCAGCCCAGGCTCCTCCTGCTAAAGCTCCAGCTATAATACCGATTGGAATAAGAATTAAAGCCGGTAAACCAGGAAAAATTAAAATAATAATAGTAGTTGCAAAAGCTCCCCAGTAAAGTTGACCTTCTGCTCCAATATTTAAAAGACCACTTTGAAAGCCAATAGCAACAGCCAGTCCTGTAAAAATAAGGGGAATTGTTTTAACCAAAGTTTGAGTAAAATTATAGGTATTACCAAAAGCTCCATTAAAAAGAGTAGTATAAGCTGTTTTTACTGAATATCCGGATATTTTTATCAAAATAGCCCCAATTATAAAGGCAACAACTATCGCAAAAAGTGAATAAATCAAATCAGTCCAGCCTGACATATTTTTTATTTTATTTAGTACTTTGTTTTTCATCTATATCCTCCCCTTCATGACCGGCCATCAGGAGACCAAGTTCTTCTCTTGTAAATTTATCAGCCTTATCATTGGCAACAATTTTACCTTCATATAAAACAAGTATCCGGTCACTAAGTTTGGTAATTTCATCTAATTCTGAAGAAATCAATAAAATTGCTTTACCTTCACTCCTCATCTCAAGCAATAAATCATGTATAAATTCTCTGGCTCCAACATCAACTCCTCGAGTAGGTTGAGCTACAACCAATAATTCAGGTTCTCTGGATAGTTCACGACCAAGTACTAATTTTTGTTGATTACCTCCAGAAAGATCACTGGCTGAACTTCTAGAACCAGTAGTTCTAATATCAAAATCCTTAATTATTTTATCACTATATTTAAAAATCCTATCTTTATTTAATATACCATTTTCAGCAAAAGGTTTTTGCCATTCAGAACCTAAAATAATATTTTCGCCTAGATTAAAACCTTTAATCATACCTCTTTTCAATCTATCTGAAGGAATATGAGCTATTCCCAGCTGTCTTCTTTTAGATGTTGAATAATGGGATATATCTTTATCTTTAAAATATATTTTACCAGATTCAAAATTCATAAGACCCATAATTATTTCTTCTAACTCTAACTGCCCATTACCTTCAACACCTGCTACACCAAGAATTTCTCCTTCTCCTACTTTAAAATTAATATTTTTTAAGTTTAAAAAGCTTCGTTCATTATAGGCATTAATACCTTCCAATCCTAAAACATCTTTTCCGCTTTGCATTTCCTTTTTATCTACACTAAAATCTATTTCATGGCCGACCATCATGCGAGCAAGTTCATTTGAATCTGTTTCTTCAGTTTTTAAATCTGCTATTTTCTTACCATCACGTAAAATAGTAATATTATCTGAAATTTCCATAGTTTCTTCTAATTTATGGGTTATGAAAATAATTGTCTTTCCTGCTTCTTTTAGAGTATTTAAAACCTCAAAAAACTCTTCAACTTCCTGGGGAGTTAAAACAGCAGTAGGTTCATCAAGAATCAATATTTCTGCATCACGATATAAAGCTTTGAGTATTTCTACTCGCTGTTGTTCACCAACTGAAAGATCTTCAATTTTAGCTTTAGGATTAATTTTGAAATTATAACGTTCTGCTAGATCTTTAACATCCTTTCTAGCAGCTTTTTTATTTATAAATATATTATTGACTATCGGCTCCTGTCCGGCAATAATATTTTCCGTTACTGAAAGGCGGTTAACTAACATAAAATGCTGATGAATCATTCCTATTCCCAAATTAATTGCCGTAGAAGGTGAGTTAATATCTACTTTTTTTTCATTTATATATATTTCACCATTATCTCTGGTATAAAGTCCAAAAAGTATTTTCATTAAGGTAGATTTACCTGCTCCATTTTCTCCAAGTATCGAATGAATTTCTCCCTTTTTCACACTTAGATCTACTTTATCATTAGCGACTACTTCCCCAAACTTTTTTGTAATATTTTTCATTTTAACTGCATCCATGGCTAATCCCTTCCTTGCAGTAATTTTTATAAACACAGAGGGCTAAAAGCCCTCTGCTGATTTAAATGATTATTTTACATTTTCGATTTTTGCTGGAATATCTACATTTCCACTTACTATATTAGCTTTAACTGCTTCCATTCTCTGAAGTATTTTTTCTGGAAGTAGGCTATCTGTAAAGCCAAGACCTCCTTCTTCAACTCCAAGATTATGAATTCCAGCTTCAAACTCATCATTTAATACCTGTTCTACAGCCAGATAAACTGTATTATTTACATATTTCATACCATTTGTTAGTACATGGTCAGGAGCAACATGGCCCTGGTCTGAATCAGAACCTATAGCATAAAAGTCATTTTCCTGAGCTGCCTGAATAACGCCAAGGCCGGAACGACCAGCAGCACCCCAAACTATATCTGCATCTTTTTCATACATAGAAATTGTCATTTCTTTTGCTTTGGCTGGATCTGCCCAATCTCCTACATAAGAATGGAGAACTTTTATATTGGGTTCAATATACTTAGCTCCAGCCATAAAACCAGCTACATTAGCTTCAATAAGAGGAATGTCCATCCCCCCAACAACACCAATAACTTTTTGCGGATTAATCATATCATTTTCAGCACTAGTTGTCATCATTGCCGAAATTGCTCCCATGAGAAAACCTCTTTCTTTTTCTCTATAAACATAAGAAGCAACATTATCATTATTTACAACTGCATCAACTATGGCATATTTTTGATCCGGGAATTGAGAAGAAACTGAACTAAGAGCATCTGCCTGATCAAAGCCAATAGAGATAATTAACTCATATTGACCGGTAGCCGAAAATTGCCTTAAATAATTTTGATATTCAGAAACTGCTCCAGGTTCAGCATAGTTAAAGGTGATACCTAATTCTTCTTCAGCTCTGTTAAGTCCACGATGAGCTGAATCATTAAATGATTGATCTCCAAGACCACCTGTCGCATAAACAACTGCTATTTTGGTTTGAGCCTGACCAATACCAGTAAAAGCAAAAACAACTGTTAAAATTAATAACGGAATAATAATCTTTTTCATTTTATTTCCCCCTTTAATTTATTTTTAAAAGGACTTTAAGAATTTTATTTTCTTTTGCCCTCTTAAAAGCCTTAAGACTATCTTTGAAATCATAAACATCATCTATCATCTTATCTAATGCTAATTCATTATTTTCCATCATCTTCAAGGTAGGTGCAAATGGGCCACAGCGAGAACCAACTATTTCTATTTCATCAACTGCCACTTTACTCATATTAATATCATTTAAATCTGAAGTAGTAGTTTTTAAAACAATCGTTCCCTGAGGTCTAATTAAATCTAAAGCTGTCTGCAGACCGCTACTGCTTCCCGTACATTCAACTACATAATCAGCAGGTCCCTGATAATTTCCTAAAAGATAGGTATCTATCCCTAATTCAGCAACTCTATCCAACTTATTTTGATGTTTTCCAATTAATATCGGATCCTTTTCAGCAGCCCAGAGCACTCGGGCAATAGAATGACCTAATTTACCATCTCCTAAAATAACGACCTCATCAGTCGGTTTAATATGATTTTCTTCAATAATTTCCACACCTGCTGCCAGAGGTTCTACTAAAACTGCTTCTCTATCACTTATTTCTTCAGGAACAGTATAAATATTTTCCCGAGGTAAAGTCATATATTCTGCAAAAGCTCCATCTCTATCTCTCATCCCAATAGCTTTCATATTACGACAGTGTTTTTCAATACCCATCTCACACATATAACATTCTCCACAGGGAATATTGACAGAGCCTACAACTCTTTGATTTTCTAACTCTCCTTTTGGATCCTTTTCCACAATTCCAACAAATTCATGACCTAAAGTTCCTTCAAATCCTAAATACCCAGCAGTGATTTCTAAATCAGTATTACATATGCCCGCAATTTTTATTTTGATAAGAACTTCATTTTCAGCAGGTTCTGGGACTTTTTTATCAACTAAATCTAATTGATTATCTTCATAAACAAGTGCTTTTATGTTATCACCTCCTAGATATTTTTAACTTCTTTTATTCCCTGTACAAAAGGCTTTTCTATTACTCTCTTTTCAGTTACAATTCCAGTTATATTTTCTGCAGGTGTCACATCAAAAGCTGGATTATAAACATCTATTTCATCTGGGGCAATCTGTACTCCTTGAATATGACTTACTTCCTCCCGGGCTCTTTCTTCAATTTCTATTTCATCACCTGTCTCAATATCTGTATCAATTGTAGAAGTAGGAGCAACCACATAAAAAGGCACATCATGGGTTTTGGCAAGTTCTGATAACATATAAGTTCCTATCTTATTGGCAGTATCACCATTACCAGCGATTCTATCAGCTCCAACCAAAATTAAATCTATCTCACCATCTCTAATTAAAGTTGCAGCTACACTATCTGCTATTAAAGTGGCCGGGATATTCTCTTCTACCAATTCAAAAGCAGTAAGTCTTGCCCCCTGAAGTCTGGGTCTAGTTTCATCTGCATATACTTTGATATTTTTTCCTCTCCTGTGAGCTTCACGAATCACTCCCAGGGCAGTTCCATAGCCAACAGTAGCCAGAGCTCCAGTATTACAGTGAGTCAAAATTCTAGCTCCCTGGGGAACAACTACTGTATTGCCATTGTGAGCCATTTTCTTATTTATTTCTACATCTTCTTTTGCAATTTTTTCTGCTACTTTGAAAATAATCTCAGTGATTCTTTCTGTACTTAAACTTTTATTTTTTTCAATAAGCTTTTCAATGTTTTTTATGGCCCAGGTTAGATTTACAGCAGTGGGACGAGCCTTGGCTAATTCCTGATTTGCTTCTTTCAATTTTTTCATAAATTCTTCTTTAGATTCATCTTTAAATTCTTCAGCAGCAAGATATACTCCATAAGCACCGGTAGCACCAATAGCAGGAGCTCCCCTTACAACCATATCTGAAATAGCAAATTCTACATCACGATAATTTTCAGCTACATAATAATCGATTTCTCCTGGTAATTTTCTTTGATCAATTAATCTTAACTTACCATCCTTAAA
Protein-coding regions in this window:
- a CDS encoding class II aldolase/adducin family protein, whose translation is MKYYRERKEVVETGREMYRSAMTVGTWGNISKKISGKDLFAITPSGVDYKKMKAEDVVILDFAGEVVDGRKKPSTEKHLHRYLYKNREDIEAIVHTHSIYASAMAAARKPIPGAMEDLVQIVGGSVDVAEYDLPGSEDVAQNAVEALADKDGVLLANHGVVGVSDNLPDALKVCQVIEKTAKITIAAQSVGGVVELSQDDIDFMREFYLNSYGQ
- a CDS encoding ABC transporter permease, with protein sequence MNAVIDTIFSLNTLASAVRLAVPIALASVGGTFSERSGIINIGLEGMILSGAFAGALGTFITGNPWLGLIFAMFAGGVLAAIFAVFTIDLKANHVVAGVGVNILASGATAWLMQVIWNRRGTSPGVKGLPEWGIPFIKDIPLVGPLLGKQSPLVYIMLAVVISSWILLFKTPLGLRIRMTGEHPEAADTLGINIRKIKYFSVITSGVLSGMGGAYLSLGHLNRFSSGMSAGRGYMALAANIFGQWNPLGGLGASFLFSYTDALQMRLQSLNLGIANEIIQMFPYIITVVVIAGAVIRSRPPEALGEHYDFKK
- a CDS encoding ABC transporter permease, with translation MKNKVLNKIKNMSGWTDLIYSLFAIVVAFIIGAILIKISGYSVKTAYTTLFNGAFGNTYNFTQTLVKTIPLIFTGLAVAIGFQSGLLNIGAEGQLYWGAFATTIIILIFPGLPALILIPIGIIAGALAGGAWAAVPGYLKAKTGAHEVVTTIMFNYIATLGTTFLIKNYFKAAGPVDQTAKIPEKARLPELMANTGLSWAIFVGIATVIVISYLLNRTSLGYDIKAVGENASAAEYGGINSKRITVITMAISGAVAGLAGSMIVMGVLHRFITNFSPGYGFTGIAVAVMGKNRPWGVLLAALLFGALEAGGMSMQLFAKIPKDLMTVVQGLVILFVAAPSLYNIITGSKDTKEVEV
- a CDS encoding ABC transporter ATP-binding protein, with protein sequence MDAVKMKNITKKFGEVVANDKVDLSVKKGEIHSILGENGAGKSTLMKILFGLYTRDNGEIYINEKKVDINSPSTAINLGIGMIHQHFMLVNRLSVTENIIAGQEPIVNNIFINKKAARKDVKDLAERYNFKINPKAKIEDLSVGEQQRVEILKALYRDAEILILDEPTAVLTPQEVEEFFEVLNTLKEAGKTIIFITHKLEETMEISDNITILRDGKKIADLKTEETDSNELARMMVGHEIDFSVDKKEMQSGKDVLGLEGINAYNERSFLNLKNINFKVGEGEILGVAGVEGNGQLELEEIIMGLMNFESGKIYFKDKDISHYSTSKRRQLGIAHIPSDRLKRGMIKGFNLGENIILGSEWQKPFAENGILNKDRIFKYSDKIIKDFDIRTTGSRSSASDLSGGNQQKLVLGRELSREPELLVVAQPTRGVDVGAREFIHDLLLEMRSEGKAILLISSELDEITKLSDRILVLYEGKIVANDKADKFTREELGLLMAGHEGEDIDEKQSTK
- a CDS encoding BMP family ABC transporter substrate-binding protein; this encodes MKKIIIPLLILTVVFAFTGIGQAQTKIAVVYATGGLGDQSFNDSAHRGLNRAEEELGITFNYAEPGAVSEYQNYLRQFSATGQYELIISIGFDQADALSSVSSQFPDQKYAIVDAVVNNDNVASYVYREKERGFLMGAISAMMTTSAENDMINPQKVIGVVGGMDIPLIEANVAGFMAGAKYIEPNIKVLHSYVGDWADPAKAKEMTISMYEKDADIVWGAAGRSGLGVIQAAQENDFYAIGSDSDQGHVAPDHVLTNGMKYVNNTVYLAVEQVLNDEFEAGIHNLGVEEGGLGFTDSLLPEKILQRMEAVKANIVSGNVDIPAKIENVK
- a CDS encoding alcohol dehydrogenase catalytic domain-containing protein produces the protein MKALVYEDNQLDLVDKKVPEPAENEVLIKIKIAGICNTDLEITAGYLGFEGTLGHEFVGIVEKDPKGELENQRVVGSVNIPCGECYMCEMGIEKHCRNMKAIGMRDRDGAFAEYMTLPRENIYTVPEEISDREAVLVEPLAAGVEIIEENHIKPTDEVVILGDGKLGHSIARVLWAAEKDPILIGKHQNKLDRVAELGIDTYLLGNYQGPADYVVECTGSSSGLQTALDLIRPQGTIVLKTTTSDLNDINMSKVAVDEIEIVGSRCGPFAPTLKMMENNELALDKMIDDVYDFKDSLKAFKRAKENKILKVLLKIN
- the mtnA gene encoding S-methyl-5-thioribose-1-phosphate isomerase, translated to MKHETMEFKDGKLRLIDQRKLPGEIDYYVAENYRDVEFAISDMVVRGAPAIGATGAYGVYLAAEEFKDESKEEFMKKLKEANQELAKARPTAVNLTWAIKNIEKLIEKNKSLSTERITEIIFKVAEKIAKEDVEINKKMAHNGNTVVVPQGARILTHCNTGALATVGYGTALGVIREAHRRGKNIKVYADETRPRLQGARLTAFELVEENIPATLIADSVAATLIRDGEIDLILVGADRIAGNGDTANKIGTYMLSELAKTHDVPFYVVAPTSTIDTDIETGDEIEIEERAREEVSHIQGVQIAPDEIDVYNPAFDVTPAENITGIVTEKRVIEKPFVQGIKEVKNI